The genomic window GGCAGTGTTCTCGGCTGGTGGGCGCGCTTATTGCAATACGCACGCAGGCGTCGAGGTGCTGGAAAAAATCGCTGGAGTGGTCTCGCAAGGCGGCTTGTGGATAGGTGAATCTATCATGCAACGTCTATTGAGTGCGCCCACGCCTGAATTGGTTTTGCATGCGGTTAGCAGTAAGTCTTGGGCCAGCAAGTTGACGGAGCGTGAGATTGAGGTCGCCAAGGCGATAGCTTTGGGTTGCAGTAACAAAGAGATAGGGCTGCAGATGGCTATCACTGAGCGCACCGTCAAGGCGCACGTAGGTGCTATTTTCGAAAAACTTCAGGTACGTGATCGCCTGCAATTGGCCTTATTGGTAAAAGATAGTTAAATGATGCCAGCCTAGTACTTAGGTACAATTGGGTTTTGGAAACATTCTTGTTAGAGTACGGACATTCTTATTCATTCGTCCGGAGATCTATCATGGCAAGTTCAGCAAACATCGTTGGTAAAGTCGTTGCGCTTCAAGGCCAGGCCATAGTACGTTCTGCGGACGGTAGTCAGCATCAACTTCATTTGGGTGATGTCATTTATGAAAATGATGTTATCGTCACCGAGGCAAACGGACGCGTGGAGTTGGCGTTTGATCAAGGCCGCAACTATCTCCTGAGAGAAGGCGAAACGGTCACACTTGACGCTAGTGTGTACGCACCCGCCCAAACCGAAATCGCCGCAGCGGCCTTGTTGCCAGATGCCGCGCTCGCCGCAAATGTCGCCAATGCAGTAATTGGAGGTAATAGTCTCGATAAATTACTCGAAGAAACCGCGGCCGGCCTTGGTGGCGGCGATGTCGGCGATGGTAATGGCTTTGTGCAGTTGGACAGAATCGCAGAAGCGGTTACACCCCAATCCTTCTTTGGCGCTGCCGCCACGACGGCCACTATTTTACCAATAGAGCGCTCAGCAGGATTGCTTGCAAACGCGATCGATAATGCATCGCCTGTAATTACCGTTGATGCACCGGACAATACAAACGACAGTACGCCTAGCATTTCGGGTACTAGTAATCTGCCCGCAGGCAGCACGATATCGCTGCTCATTACCGATAGCGGCGGTACGCAGCAGACCATTACTGCGATAGTTCAGCCGAATGGAACTTATAGCGCGACGCCGACGACCGCTTTGTCAGATGGCTCTTATAGCGTGGTTGCAAGCGGTAAAGATTCATCAGGCAATCCAGCCACTGGTACAGACGGTGGCTCGGTAGATGCCACTCCACCAGTCATCACTGTTCAAGCACCGGATAATACAAGTGATAACACCCCGACCATTAGCGGTAGCAGTGATTTGCCTGTAGGCAGTACGATTACGCTAGTTGTGACCGATAGTTCAGGTAAGTCGCAGACCATCACTGCCACGGTACAGACCGGTGGTATTTACAATGCGACACCTGCGTTACCTTTGGCGGACGGTACTTACAAAGTAGTGGCGAGTGGCCGAGATGCGGCCGGTAATCAAGCCACTAGTACGGATGACGGTTCGGTTGACACCACCGCCACGGCAGCTCCGACGATCACGATCACCACCGACAGCAACAACGACGGTCTGATCAGTAAAACAGAACTCGGTGCAGCGACGACAGTAGCCGTCACCGTGGCCTTGCCAGGCACCGCTAAAGCAGGTGACACTCTGACGATCACTGATGGCACAACACCGCAAAGCCATGTCTTGACCGCAGCAGAAATTAGCGCTGGTAGCTACAGCAGCACGGTTGCCAAACCGGCCGAAGGTGCAAGCTTAACGGTCACAGCAACCGTCACCGACCAGGCAGGCAATGTCTCAGCCCCGGGCACCGACAGCGCGACTTTAGACACAACGGCGACCGCAGCACCAACGATCACGATCACCACCGACAGCAACAACGACGGCCTGATCAGTAAAGCAGAACTCGGAGCCGCAAGCACAGTGGCAGTTACAGTCGCCTTGCCAGGCACGGCTAAAGCGGGCGACACTCTGACGATTACTGATGGCACGACACCGCAAAGCCATGTCTTAACCGCCGCAGAAATCACTGCAGGTACTTACAGCAGCACGGTTGCCAAACCGGCCGAAGGCGCGACCTTGTCTGTGAGTGCAACGGTCACGGACCAAGCTGGCAATGTCTCTGCACCTGGTACGGACACTGCAGTGCTCGACACCACAGCCAGCGCCAGTATCACCATCGCCACGGTCGCCGGAGACGACATCGTCAACGCTGCAGAATCGAATAAACCTGTCACCTTAAGCGGCACGGTAAGCGGTGACGCCAAAGCCGGTGATATCGTGACCCTGACCGTTGGGACCCACACCTACAACGCCACCGTGACCGGCACTGCCGGTAACTACAGCTACAGCGTGGCCGTACCTGGTGCTGATTTACTGGGCAACGGCAATGTACACGCCAGCGTCAGCAGCACCGACGGGGCCGGCAATCCAGCAGTAGCAACAGCCGACCATACTTACACAGTCGACACCACCGCCAGCGCCAGCATCACCATCGCGACGGTAGCCGGAGACGACATCGTCAACGCTGCAGAATCAGGCTCCGGTAAGCTCGTCACCTTAAGCGGCACGGTAGGCGGTGACGCCAAAGCCGGTGATATCGTAACCCTGACTGTGGGTACCCACACCTACAACGCCACAGTGACCGGCACAGCGGGTAACTACAGCTACAGCGTGGCCGTACCAGGCGCTGATTTACTGGGCAACGGCAATGTCCACGCCAGCGTCAGCAGCACCGACACGGCCGGCAATCCAGCAGTAGCAACAGCCGACCATACTTACACAGTTGACACCACAGCCAGCGCCAGTATCACCATCGCCACGGTAGCCGGAGACGACATCGTCAACGCCGCAGAATCGAATAAACCGGTCACCTTAAGCGGCACGGTAGGCGGCGACGCCAAAGCCGGTGATATCGTGACCCTGACCGTCGGTACCCACACCTACAACGCCACAGTGACCGGCACTGCCGGTAACTACAGCTACAGCGTCGCAGTACCTGGGGCTGATTTACTGGGCAACGGCAATGTTCACGCCAGCGTCAGTAGCACCGACGCGGCCGGCAATCCAGCGGTAGCAACAGCTGACCATACTTACACAGTTGACACCACAGCCAACGCCAGTATCACCATCGCGACGGTAGCCGGAGACGACATCGTCAACGCTGCAGAATCGAATAAACCTGTCACCTTAAGCGGCACGGTAAGCGGCGACGCCAAAGCCGGTGATATCGTGACCCTGACCGTTGGTACCCACACCTACAACGCCACAGTGACCGGCACAGCGGGCAACTACAGCTACAGCGTGGCCGTACCTGGTGCTGATTTACTGGGCAGCAGCAATGTCCACGCCAGCGTCAGCACAATGAGTGCCTCTGGCAATCCGTCCACTGCAGCGACTGACCATACTTACACAGTCGACACCACAGCGAGCGCCAGTATCACCATCGCCACGGTGGCTGGTGACGACATCGTCAACGCTGCAGAATCGAATAAACCTGTCACCTTAAGCGGCACGGTAGGCGGCGACGCCAAAGCCGGTGATATCGTGACCCTGACTGTGGGTACCCACACCTACAACGCCACAGTTACCGGCACTGCCGGTAACTACAGCTACAGCGTCGCAGTACCTGGGGCTGATTTACTGGGCAACGGCAATGTCCACGCCAGCGTCAGCAGCACCGACACGGCCGGCAATCCAGCAGTAGCAACAGCGGACCATACTTACACAGTCGACACCACAGCCAACGCCAGTATCACCATCGCCACGGTCGCCGGAGACGACATCGTCAACGCTGCAGAATCGAATAAACCGGTCACCTTAAGCGGCACGGTAAGCGGCGACGCCAAAGCCGGTGATATCGTGACCCTGACCGTTGGTACCCACACCTACAACGCCACAGTGACCGGCACTGCCGGTAACTACAGCTACAGCGTCGCAGTACCTGGGGCTGATTTACTGGGCAACGGCAATGTTCACGCCAGCGTCAGCACAATGAGTGCCTCTGGCAATCCGTCCACTGCAGCGACTGACCATACTTACACAGTCGACACCACAGCGAGCGCCAGTATCACCATCGCCACGGTCGCCGGAGACGACATCGTCAACGCTGCAGAATCGAATAAACCTGTCACCTTAAGCGGCACGGTAAGCGGCGACGCCAAAGCCGGTGATATCGTGACCCTGACCGTTGGTACCCACACCTACAACGCCACAGTGACCGGCACTGCCGGTAACTACAGCTACAGCGTCGCAGTACCTGGGGCTGATTTACTGGGCAACGGCAATGTCCACGCCAGCGTCAGCAGCACCGACGCGGCCGGCAATCCAGCGGTAGCAACAGCTGACCATACTTACACAGTCGACACCACAGCGAGCGCCAGTATCACCATCGCCACGGTCGCCGGAGACGACATCGTCAACGCTGCAGAATCGAATAAACCGGTCACCTTAAGCGGCACGGTAAGCGGCGACGCCAAAGCCGGTGATATCGTAACCCTGACTGTGGGTACCCACACCTACAACGCCACAGTGACCGGCACTGCCGGTAACTACAGCTACAGCGTCGCAGTACCTGGGGCTGATTTACTGGGCAACGGCAATGTCCACGCCAGCGTCAGCAGCACCGACACGGCCGGCAATCCAGCAGTAGCAACAGCGGACCATACTTACACAGTCGACACCACAGCCAACGCCAGTATCACCATCGCCACGGTCGCCGGAGACGACATCGTCAACGCTGCAGAATCGAATAAACCTGTCACCTTAAGCGGCACGGTAGGCGGCGACGCCAAAGCCGGTGATATCGTGACCCTGACCGTCGGTACCCACACCTACAGCGCCACAGTGACCGGCACTGCCGGTAACTACAGCTACAGCGTCGCAGTACCTGGGGCTGATTTACTGGGCAACGGCAATGTCCACGCCAGCGTCAGCACAATGAGTGCCTCTGGCAATCCGTCCACTGCAGCGACTGACCATACTTACACAGTCGACACCACAGCCAGCGCCAGTATCACCATCGCCACGGTCGCCGGAGACGACATCGTCAACGCTGCAGAATCGAATAAACCTGTCACCTTAAGCGGCACGGTAAGCGGCGACGCCAAAGCCGGTGATATCGTAACCCTGACTGTGGGTACCCACACCTACAACGCCACAGTGACCGGCACAGCGGGTAACTACAGCTACAGCGTGGCCGTACCAGGCGCTGATTTACTGGGCAACGGCAATGTCCACGCCAGCGTCAGCAGCACCGACACGGCCGGCAATCCAGCAGTAGCAACAGCCGACCATACTTACACAGTTGACACCACAGCCAGCGCCAGTATCACCATCGCCACGGTCGCCGGAGACGACATCGTCAACGCTGCAGAATCGAATAAACCTGTCACCTTAAGCGGCACGGTAGGCGGCGACGCCAAAGCCGGTGATATCGTGACCCTGACCGTCGGTACCCACACCTACAACGCCACAGTGACCGGCACTGCCGGTAACTACAGCTACAGCGTCGCAGTACCTGGGGCTGATTTACTGGGCAACGGCAATGTTCACGCCAGCGTCAGCAGCACCGACACGGCGGGCAATCCAGCAGTAGCAACAGCCGACCATACTTACACAGTCGACACCACCGCCAGCGCCAGCATCACCATCGCGACGGTAGCCGGAGACGACATCGTCAACGCTGCAGAATCAGGCTCCGGTAAGCTCGTCACCTTAAGCGGCACGGTAGGCGGTGACGCCAAAGCCGGTGATATCGTAACCCTGACTGTGGGTACCCACACCTACAACGCCACAGTGACCGGCACAGCGGGTAACTACAGCTACAGCGTGGCCGTACCAGGCGCTGATTTACTGGGCAACGGCAATGTCCACGCCAGCGTCAGCAGCACCGACACGGCCGGCAATCCAGCAGTAGCAACAGCCGACCATACTTACACAGTTGACACCACAGCCAGCGCCAGTATCACCATCGCCACGGTAGCCGGAGACGACATCGTCAACGCCGCAGAATCGAATAAACCGGTCACCTTAAGCGGCACGGTAGGCGGCGACGCCAAAGCCGGTGATATCGTGACCCTGACCGTCGGTACCCACACCTACAACGCCACAGTGACCGGCACTGCCGGTAACTACAGCTACAGCGTCGCAGTACCTGGGGCTGATTTACTGGGCAACGGCAATGTTCACGCCAGCGTCAGTAGCACCGACGCGGCCGGCAATCCAGCGGTAGCAACAGCTGACCATACTTACACAGTTGACACCACAGCCAACGCCAGTATCACCATCGCGACGGTAGCCGGAGACGACATCGTCAACGCTGCAGAGTCGAATAAACCTGTCACCTTAAGCGGCACGGTAGGTGGTGACGCCAAAGCCGGTGATATCGTAACCCTGACCGTTGGTACCCACACCTACAACGCCACAGTGACCGGCACTGCCGGTAACTACAGCTACAGCGTCGCAGTACCTGGGGCTGATTTACTGGGCAACGGCAATGTCCACGCCAGCGTCAGCAGCACCGACGCGGCCGGCAATCCAGCGGTAGCAACAGCTGACCATACTTACACAGTCGACACCACAGCCAGCGCCAGTATCACCATCGCCACGGTCGCCGGAGACGACATCGTCAACGCTGCAGAATCGAATAAACCTGTCACCTTAAGCGGCACGGTAGGCGGCGACGCCAAAGCCGGTGATATCGTAACCCTGACTGTGGGTACCCACACCTACAACGCCACAGTGACCGGCACTGCCGGTAACTACAGCTACAGCGTCGCAGTACCTGGGGCTGATTTACTGGGCAACGGCAATGTCCACGCCAGCGTCAGCAGCACCGACACGGCCGGCAATCCAGCAGTAGCAACAGCGGACCATACTTACACAGTCGACACCACAGCCAACGCCAGTATCACCATCGCCACGGTCGCCGGAGACGACATCGTCAACGCTGCAGAATCGAATAAACCGGTCACCTTAAGCGGCACGGTAAGCGGCGACGCCAAAGCCGGTGATATCGTGACCCTGACCGTTGGTACCCACACCTACAACGCCACAGTGACCGGCACTGCCGGTAACTACAGCTACAGCGTCGCAGTACCTGGGGCTGATTTACTGGGCAACGGCAATGTTCACGCCAGCGTCAGCACAATGAGTGCCTCTGGCAATCCGTCCACTGCAGCGACTGACCATACTTACACAGTCGACACCACAGCGAGCGCCAGTATCACCATCGCCACGGTCGCCGGAGACGACATCGTCAACGCTGCAGAATCGAATAAACCTGTCACCTTAAGCGGCACGGTAAGCGGCGACGCCAAAGCCGGTGATATCGTGACCCTGACCGTTGGTACCCACACCTACAACGCCACAGTGACCGGCACTGCCGGTAACTACAGCTACAGCGTCGCAGTACCTGGGGCTGATTTACTGGGCAACGGCAATGTCCACGCCAGCGTCAGCACAATGAGTGCCTCTGGCAATCCGTCCACTGCAGCGACTGACCATACTTACACAGTCGACACCACAGCGAGCGCCAGTATCACCATCGCCACGGTCGCCGGAGACGACATCGTCAACGCTGCAGAATCGAATAAACCGGTCACCTTAAGCGGCACGGTAAGCGGCGACGCCAAAGCCGGTGATATCGTGACCCTGACCGTTGGTACCCACACCTACAACGCCACAGTGACCGGCACTGCCGGTAACTACAGCTACAGCGTCGCAGTACCTGGGGCTGATTTACTGGGCAACGGCAATGTTCACGCCAGCGTCAGCAGCACCGACACGGCCGGCAATCCAGCGGTAGCAACAGCTGACCATACTTACACAGTCGACACCACAGCCAGCGCCAGTATCACCATCGCCACGGTCGCCGGAGACGATATCGTCAACGCTGCAGAATCGAATAAACCTGTCACCTTAAGCGGCACGGTAAGCGGCGACGCCAAAGCCGGTGATATCGTGACCCTGACCGTTGGTACCCACACCTACAACGCCACAGTGACCGGCACTGCCGGTAACTACAGCTACAGCGTCGCAGTACCTGGGGCTGATTTACTGGGCAACGGCAATGTTCACGCCAGCGTCAGTAGCACCGACGCGGCCGGCAATCCAGCGGTAGCAACAGCTGACCATACTTACACAGTTGACACCACAGCCAACGCCAGTATCACCATCGCTACGGTCGCCGGTGACGACATCGTCAATGCTGCAGAATCAGGCTCCGGTAAGCTCGTCACCTTAAGCGGCACGGTAGGCGGTGACGCCAAAGCCGGTGATATCGTGACCCTGACCGTCGGTACCCACACCTACAACGCCACAGTGACCGGCACTGCCGGTAACTACAGCTACAGCGTCGCAGTACCTGGGGCTGATTTACTGGGCAACGGCAATGTTCACGCCAGCGTCAGCAGCACCGACACGGCGGGCAATCCAGCAGTAGCAACAGCCGACCATACTTACACAGTCGACACCACCGCCAGCGCCAGCATCACCATCGCGACGGTAGCCGGTGACGACATCGTCAACGCTGCAGAATCAGGCTCCGGTAAGCTCGTCACCTTAAGCGGCACGGTAGGCGGCGACGCCAAAGCCGGTGATATCGTGACCCTGACTGTGGGTGCCCACACCTACAACGCCACAGTGACTGGCACTGCCGGTAACTACAGCTACAGCGTCGCAGTACCTGGGGCTGATTTACTGGGCAACGGCAATGTCCACGCCAGCGTCAGCAGCACCGACACGGCGGGCAATCCAGCAGTAGCAACAGCCGACCATACTTACACAGTCGACACCACCGCCAGCGCCAGCATCACCATCGCGACGGTAGCCGGAGACGACATCGTCAACGCTGCAGAATCAGGCTCCGGTAAGCTCGTCACCTTAAGCGGCACGGTAGGCGGTGACGCCAAAGCCGGTGATATCGTAACCCTGACTGTGGGTACCCACACCTACAACGCCACAGTGACCGGCACAGCGGGTAACTACAGCTACAGCGTGGCCGTACCAGGCGCTGATTTACTGGGCAACGGCAATGTCCACGCCAGCGTCAGCAGCACCGACACGGCCGGCAATCCAGCAGTAGCAACAGCCGACCATACTTACACAGTTGACACCACAGCCAGCGCCAGTATCACCATCGC from Undibacterium parvum includes these protein-coding regions:
- a CDS encoding response regulator transcription factor; its protein translation is MKPIQHIFVSKTANSLETWLQAFPRALTVSLETETVAVVDAGVIWLRLSTDASVAQQIAKARKYFPIQALVVMSDMPNDLEALAVFSAGGRAYCNTHAGVEVLEKIAGVVSQGGLWIGESIMQRLLSAPTPELVLHAVSSKSWASKLTEREIEVAKAIALGCSNKEIGLQMAITERTVKAHVGAIFEKLQVRDRLQLALLVKDS
- a CDS encoding Ig-like domain-containing protein, yielding MASSANIVGKVVALQGQAIVRSADGSQHQLHLGDVIYENDVIVTEANGRVELAFDQGRNYLLREGETVTLDASVYAPAQTEIAAAALLPDAALAANVANAVIGGNSLDKLLEETAAGLGGGDVGDGNGFVQLDRIAEAVTPQSFFGAAATTATILPIERSAGLLANAIDNASPVITVDAPDNTNDSTPSISGTSNLPAGSTISLLITDSGGTQQTITAIVQPNGTYSATPTTALSDGSYSVVASGKDSSGNPATGTDGGSVDATPPVITVQAPDNTSDNTPTISGSSDLPVGSTITLVVTDSSGKSQTITATVQTGGIYNATPALPLADGTYKVVASGRDAAGNQATSTDDGSVDTTATAAPTITITTDSNNDGLISKTELGAATTVAVTVALPGTAKAGDTLTITDGTTPQSHVLTAAEISAGSYSSTVAKPAEGASLTVTATVTDQAGNVSAPGTDSATLDTTATAAPTITITTDSNNDGLISKAELGAASTVAVTVALPGTAKAGDTLTITDGTTPQSHVLTAAEITAGTYSSTVAKPAEGATLSVSATVTDQAGNVSAPGTDTAVLDTTASASITIATVAGDDIVNAAESNKPVTLSGTVSGDAKAGDIVTLTVGTHTYNATVTGTAGNYSYSVAVPGADLLGNGNVHASVSSTDGAGNPAVATADHTYTVDTTASASITIATVAGDDIVNAAESGSGKLVTLSGTVGGDAKAGDIVTLTVGTHTYNATVTGTAGNYSYSVAVPGADLLGNGNVHASVSSTDTAGNPAVATADHTYTVDTTASASITIATVAGDDIVNAAESNKPVTLSGTVGGDAKAGDIVTLTVGTHTYNATVTGTAGNYSYSVAVPGADLLGNGNVHASVSSTDAAGNPAVATADHTYTVDTTANASITIATVAGDDIVNAAESNKPVTLSGTVSGDAKAGDIVTLTVGTHTYNATVTGTAGNYSYSVAVPGADLLGSSNVHASVSTMSASGNPSTAATDHTYTVDTTASASITIATVAGDDIVNAAESNKPVTLSGTVGGDAKAGDIVTLTVGTHTYNATVTGTAGNYSYSVAVPGADLLGNGNVHASVSSTDTAGNPAVATADHTYTVDTTANASITIATVAGDDIVNAAESNKPVTLSGTVSGDAKAGDIVTLTVGTHTYNATVTGTAGNYSYSVAVPGADLLGNGNVHASVSTMSASGNPSTAATDHTYTVDTTASASITIATVAGDDIVNAAESNKPVTLSGTVSGDAKAGDIVTLTVGTHTYNATVTGTAGNYSYSVAVPGADLLGNGNVHASVSSTDAAGNPAVATADHTYTVDTTASASITIATVAGDDIVNAAESNKPVTLSGTVSGDAKAGDIVTLTVGTHTYNATVTGTAGNYSYSVAVPGADLLGNGNVHASVSSTDTAGNPAVATADHTYTVDTTANASITIATVAGDDIVNAAESNKPVTLSGTVGGDAKAGDIVTLTVGTHTYSATVTGTAGNYSYSVAVPGADLLGNGNVHASVSTMSASGNPSTAATDHTYTVDTTASASITIATVAGDDIVNAAESNKPVTLSGTVSGDAKAGDIVTLTVGTHTYNATVTGTAGNYSYSVAVPGADLLGNGNVHASVSSTDTAGNPAVATADHTYTVDTTASASITIATVAGDDIVNAAESNKPVTLSGTVGGDAKAGDIVTLTVGTHTYNATVTGTAGNYSYSVAVPGADLLGNGNVHASVSSTDTAGNPAVATADHTYTVDTTASASITIATVAGDDIVNAAESGSGKLVTLSGTVGGDAKAGDIVTLTVGTHTYNATVTGTAGNYSYSVAVPGADLLGNGNVHASVSSTDTAGNPAVATADHTYTVDTTASASITIATVAGDDIVNAAESNKPVTLSGTVGGDAKAGDIVTLTVGTHTYNATVTGTAGNYSYSVAVPGADLLGNGNVHASVSSTDAAGNPAVATADHTYTVDTTANASITIATVAGDDIVNAAESNKPVTLSGTVGGDAKAGDIVTLTVGTHTYNATVTGTAGNYSYSVAVPGADLLGNGNVHASVSSTDAAGNPAVATADHTYTVDTTASASITIATVAGDDIVNAAESNKPVTLSGTVGGDAKAGDIVTLTVGTHTYNATVTGTAGNYSYSVAVPGADLLGNGNVHASVSSTDTAGNPAVATADHTYTVDTTANASITIATVAGDDIVNAAESNKPVTLSGTVSGDAKAGDIVTLTVGTHTYNATVTGTAGNYSYSVAVPGADLLGNGNVHASVSTMSASGNPSTAATDHTYTVDTTASASITIATVAGDDIVNAAESNKPVTLSGTVSGDAKAGDIVTLTVGTHTYNATVTGTAGNYSYSVAVPGADLLGNGNVHASVSTMSASGNPSTAATDHTYTVDTTASASITIATVAGDDIVNAAESNKPVTLSGTVSGDAKAGDIVTLTVGTHTYNATVTGTAGNYSYSVAVPGADLLGNGNVHASVSSTDTAGNPAVATADHTYTVDTTASASITIATVAGDDIVNAAESNKPVTLSGTVSGDAKAGDIVTLTVGTHTYNATVTGTAGNYSYSVAVPGADLLGNGNVHASVSSTDAAGNPAVATADHTYTVDTTANASITIATVAGDDIVNAAESGSGKLVTLSGTVGGDAKAGDIVTLTVGTHTYNATVTGTAGNYSYSVAVPGADLLGNGNVHASVSSTDTAGNPAVATADHTYTVDTTASASITIATVAGDDIVNAAESGSGKLVTLSGTVGGDAKAGDIVTLTVGAHTYNATVTGTAGNYSYSVAVPGADLLGNGNVHASVSSTDTAGNPAVATADHTYTVDTTASASITIATVAGDDIVNAAESGSGKLVTLSGTVGGDAKAGDIVTLTVGTHTYNATVTGTAGNYSYSVAVPGADLLGNGNVHASVSSTDTAGNPAVATADHTYTVDTTASASITIATVAGDDIVNAAESGSGKLVTLSGTVGGDAKAGDIVTLTVGTHTYNATVTGTAGNYSYSVAVPGADLLGNGNVHASVSSTDTAGNPAVATADHTYTVDTTASASITIATVAGDDIVNAAESNKPVTLSGTVGGDAKAGDIVTLTVGTHTYNATVTGTAGNYSYSVAVPGADLLGNGNVHASVSTMSASGNPSTAATDHTYTVDTTASASITIATVAGDDIVNAAESGSGKLVTLSGTVGGDAKAGDIVTLTVGTHTYNATVTGTAGNYSYSVAVPGADLLGNGNVHASVSSTDTAGNPAVATADHTYTVDTTGPAVAAQTFSYAENSAANSVIANVMASDAKGVTGYKFTVTGTNTSADGYYQIDSTGAITLTAAGAASAVNDFEQGPNTGNYSVTVFDAAGNSTAAIITLKESNVNEAPVAVDDRYTMSEDGSAITLTPLSGDSDPDGTTPTIKSINGIALTPGIAQTILVTGGTVNITAANIISFTPSPNFNGQVSIQYVITDGLLTSNANEIITVTAVNDAPLGIDRAVTTGEDTPYHFSIADFRMNDVEDGLNSTPTAIRIDTLPGNGVLQLNGVTVIAGQVLLSTELSSLTFTPAANANGASYANFTFSVRDSGNLYDTVPNTLSIAVSPRVDLSVQDVQHWTFNEGVGTTTTNIYPTLDQIGTRTDGIAGGVDRSPTFTANGHEGFGMQFNGIWSTTSGARDGGYLALPTSVTDPLRGNGSGGGSASLVFWLNTTQTGGSIGWNSPSVIGMENNGGTTDIQWGWLDSNGRIGFGMADTLGFQSTNPINDGKWHHVAMNHNFTTGATEVWVDGVLNSSGNILPGAIMPNKFLGFGVTADDGAATDRYLNGTLDDARIYDRTLTGAQIKAIYAVESNNLGANAVLDNDGGSVRFALVGNDYTHIEVTGAPIGATFSDGVGGHSVTTTSVGQIVDLTGWTQAELAVGNLGTNSALLAVTATGATAGDSVTQFVNIVTDTTVFNGSNSNETLTGTAGADFISGMGGNDTINAGNGDDRVFGGSGDDIILGGAGKDVLVGGVGNDTLTGGTEADTFRWSLGDAGTTTLPANDRVTDFDPAAFSAGGDRLDLRDLLQGENHASGNGNLGDYLHFVKTGNDTVVHISSTGGFAGGFSAAKDDQVITLSNVLLTGADDAAIINDLLTKGKLIVD